Proteins from a genomic interval of Lolium perenne isolate Kyuss_39 chromosome 1, Kyuss_2.0, whole genome shotgun sequence:
- the LOC127316065 gene encoding protein LATERAL ROOT PRIMORDIUM 1: MVLVAPTAFHHHHHHQHQQHQRAAAAAPDAGGGGDHSGFALLSAGQCAALDDQAKAGSAIQFWQAHSQPTTPPPAGAGASKKAAPAIDYGGGGSSGSGGSTTCTDCGNQAKKDCPHQRCRTCCKSRGYDCTTHVRSTWIPAARRREKQQHPGGDGNVSPPAAPAAAASKKLRLLSSQTTTATPSTSNGTSSSQQDAPFRDSLPRQLRAPAVFRCVRVTSVEDGEDEFAYQAAVCINGHLFKGFLYDQGADEGRAGNDDHASGHAHAAAVRSISDLHLGSASAVPPDMYNTVSGPLILGGLGYGNTIN; the protein is encoded by the exons atggtcctcgtcgcccccACTGCcttccaccatcaccaccaccatcagcaccagcAGCACCAAAGGGCTGCGGCTGCTGCGCCggatgccggcggcggcggtgaccACTCCGGGTTCGCGCTCCTGTCCGCGGGGCAGTGCGCCGCGCTCGACGACCAGGCCAAGGCCGGCAGCGCCATCCAGTTCTGGCAGGCGCACTCGCAGCCCACCACGCCGCCGCCGGCGGGGGCCGGAGCAAGCAAGAAGGCCGCGCCCGCGATCGACTACGGCGGGGGCGGCTCTTCCGGCTCCGGCGGGTCCACCACGTGCACCGACTGCGGCAACCAGGCGAAGAAGGACTGCCCGCACCAGCGGTGCCGCACCTGCTGCAAGAGCCGCGGCTACGACTGCACCACCCACGTCCGGAGCACCTGGATCCCCGCCGCTCGCCGCCGCGAGAAGCAGCAGCACCCCGGCGGCGATGGCAACGTGTCCCCTCCCGCCGCACCTGCCGCGGCGGCCTCCAAGAAGCTGCGGCTCCTCTCCTCACAGACCACCACAGCCACCCCGTCCACCTCCAACGGCACCTCCTCCAGCCAACAAG ACGCGCCGTTCAGGGACAGCCTGCCGCGGCAGCTGCGCGCGCCGGCGGTGTTCCGGTGCGTGCGGGTCACGTCCGTGGAGGACGGCGAGGACGAGTTCGCGTACCAGGCGGCGGTGTGCATCAACGGCCACCTCTTCAAGGGCTTCCTGTACGACCAGGGCGCCGACGAAGGCCGCGCCGGCAACGACGACCACGCCAGCGGCCACGCGCACGCGGCCGCCGTGCGCAGCATCTCCGACCTACACCTCGGCAGCGCCTCCGCGGTGCCGCCCGATATGTACAACACCGTCAGCGGCCCGCTAATTCTCGGCGGGCTGGGCTATGGTAACACCATCAACTGA